From one Bradyrhizobium sp. Ash2021 genomic stretch:
- a CDS encoding ATP-binding protein, whose amino-acid sequence MLIFSTIGPAAAEPKRVLLLHSFGPQFVPWAFFAGHFREELFKQSPDKIDLYEASLEGARFQQPDEQGPIVDYLAALFGTRKLDLIVTIGAPAAFFVQKYRAQFFPSIPLVIGGPEQRAINYGTLTSLDAPVPVTLDFRKWIENILEVLPNTTHIAWVVGASPLERFWTEEFRRTSQPFTDRISFEWFNDLRFEDMLKRISQLPPHSAAFYVDLRVDAAGVPLDWDLVLPKLREATNAPIFSYIDSYLGSGIVGGPMLSSEEVGRRMAQAAVRILSGESPGDLKMQPVTLGVPQYDWRELQHWNISEDRLPAGSMVRFREPTVWQQYRWQIALMCAVFLLQGVLISGLLYQRRRRLYAEVQSRQRSAELAHMNRFSTAGELTATIAHEINQPLGAILTNIETAEIMIKSPTPDLQEIGEILADIRRDDARASEVIGRLRSLLKKAPFEPKHIDLNDVVRETMQFLSALAIAREVGLTNFIAPTPLPVKGDLIQLQQVILNLIVNAMDAMSGMPSAERRITVTTARDGNSAELSVSDVGPGIPVEKLKEVFEPFFTTKPQGMGMGLSIARTIVEAHGGRLSAENLAGRGAAFRMRLPLAAPSGASETMN is encoded by the coding sequence ATGCTGATTTTTTCCACGATCGGCCCTGCTGCGGCAGAGCCGAAGCGCGTGCTGCTGTTGCACTCGTTCGGTCCGCAATTTGTACCCTGGGCCTTCTTTGCAGGACATTTCCGAGAGGAACTCTTCAAGCAATCGCCAGACAAGATCGATCTCTATGAAGCCTCGCTCGAAGGGGCACGATTTCAACAACCGGACGAGCAAGGCCCGATCGTCGATTATCTGGCGGCTCTTTTCGGCACGCGAAAGCTCGACCTGATTGTGACGATTGGCGCGCCGGCTGCTTTTTTTGTTCAGAAATACCGGGCGCAGTTCTTCCCCTCCATCCCGCTCGTCATCGGTGGGCCGGAGCAGCGAGCCATCAACTACGGCACGCTCACTTCGCTTGATGCACCGGTCCCGGTGACGCTGGACTTCAGGAAGTGGATCGAAAATATTCTGGAAGTTCTCCCGAACACGACCCACATCGCATGGGTTGTTGGTGCATCTCCCCTTGAGAGGTTCTGGACGGAGGAGTTCCGCCGTACATCGCAGCCGTTCACGGACAGAATATCATTCGAATGGTTCAATGACCTGCGATTTGAAGATATGTTGAAACGCATATCGCAACTGCCGCCGCACTCTGCCGCATTCTACGTGGACCTTCGTGTCGACGCAGCCGGCGTTCCGCTGGACTGGGATCTGGTTCTACCGAAACTTAGAGAGGCTACCAACGCGCCCATCTTCAGCTATATTGACAGCTACCTCGGGTCGGGCATCGTTGGCGGGCCGATGCTCTCCAGCGAGGAAGTTGGACGACGGATGGCACAAGCCGCTGTTCGCATCCTGAGCGGCGAATCCCCAGGCGACCTCAAAATGCAACCGGTGACCCTTGGGGTACCGCAGTACGACTGGCGGGAACTTCAGCATTGGAACATCAGCGAGGATCGGCTTCCCGCCGGCAGTATGGTTCGTTTTCGCGAGCCGACGGTGTGGCAGCAATATCGCTGGCAGATCGCCTTGATGTGCGCGGTGTTCCTGCTGCAGGGCGTGCTGATCTCCGGCCTGTTGTATCAGCGGCGGCGGCGCCTCTATGCCGAAGTTCAATCGCGGCAACGCTCGGCGGAGCTGGCCCACATGAACCGCTTTTCCACGGCTGGTGAACTTACCGCCACGATCGCGCACGAGATCAACCAGCCGCTGGGCGCTATTCTGACCAACATCGAAACAGCTGAAATCATGATCAAATCTCCGACCCCCGATCTGCAGGAGATCGGGGAAATCCTCGCCGACATACGCCGGGACGACGCGCGCGCCAGCGAAGTCATTGGCCGATTGCGGAGCCTGCTGAAGAAGGCACCATTTGAGCCCAAACATATTGATCTCAACGATGTTGTGCGCGAGACCATGCAGTTTCTTTCGGCGCTGGCGATTGCGCGGGAAGTTGGCTTGACCAATTTCATTGCACCGACGCCACTTCCCGTCAAAGGTGATCTAATTCAACTTCAGCAGGTCATCCTGAATCTGATCGTCAACGCTATGGATGCGATGTCAGGCATGCCGAGCGCTGAACGCAGGATTACCGTCACGACTGCACGTGACGGCAATTCTGCCGAGCTCTCTGTTTCGGATGTCGGTCCGGGCATTCCCGTTGAGAAACTCAAGGAGGTGTTCGAGCCGTTTTTCACGACAAAACCCCAAGGCATGGGCATGGGCTTGTCGATTGCGCGAACCATCGTCGAAGCCCACGGCGGACGGCTGTCGGCAGAGAACCTGGCGGGACGCGGCGCGGCGTTTCGCATGAGACTGCCGCTTGCCGCGCCGTCAGGGGCAAGCGAGACAATGAACTGA
- a CDS encoding AI-2E family transporter, whose amino-acid sequence MKTLRQYLPGDDVIQLMIRLGLLAFLIYWTFVLIRPFMPILAWSIVLAVALNPVFGLLARLLGGRPRLAAVILTAVNLGIVIGPATWLGLSAVDGVRDLAEKLSAGDLIVPSPPGQVKNWPLVGPQLYEIWNQASNNIRAVLREVAPHLKPLAGIMLTLAGNAGLGTLKFLLSVALAGFLFSRGPQLVAAGRGFLSRVVPEQSEHFLELAGATIRAVSQGVIGVAIIQSLLAGIGFKLADVPGAGLLAFAVMILTIVQIGAAIVLLPVIIWIWVDKDFTTALLLTLYLGIVGILDNILKPLVMGRGLTTPTLVIFIGVIGGTLAHGIIGLFIGPIILSLAWELTVAWIRTDRAGATPLPD is encoded by the coding sequence TTGAAAACCCTTCGCCAGTACTTGCCCGGAGACGACGTTATCCAGCTCATGATCCGGCTTGGATTGCTCGCTTTCCTGATCTACTGGACGTTCGTTCTGATCCGTCCCTTTATGCCGATCCTGGCCTGGAGCATCGTCCTCGCCGTCGCGCTCAATCCTGTCTTCGGTCTTCTTGCGAGGCTGCTCGGCGGTCGCCCGAGGCTCGCGGCGGTAATCCTCACCGCCGTCAATCTCGGGATAGTCATCGGGCCGGCCACCTGGCTCGGGTTGAGCGCGGTAGACGGGGTAAGGGACCTCGCCGAAAAACTCAGTGCTGGCGATCTGATAGTTCCTTCACCGCCAGGCCAAGTCAAGAATTGGCCGCTTGTCGGTCCGCAGCTTTACGAGATCTGGAATCAAGCATCCAACAACATTCGAGCAGTCTTGCGCGAGGTTGCTCCTCATCTGAAGCCCTTGGCGGGCATCATGCTCACCCTTGCGGGCAATGCCGGCCTGGGAACACTCAAGTTCCTTTTGTCTGTGGCGTTGGCCGGCTTTCTCTTTTCCCGCGGGCCGCAACTCGTGGCGGCGGGCAGGGGTTTCCTGTCCCGGGTAGTGCCCGAGCAGAGCGAACATTTTCTGGAACTGGCAGGAGCGACCATCCGCGCGGTATCCCAGGGCGTCATCGGCGTCGCAATTATCCAGTCCTTGCTGGCCGGTATCGGGTTCAAGCTGGCAGATGTTCCCGGCGCCGGCCTGTTGGCTTTCGCGGTCATGATCCTGACGATCGTGCAGATCGGCGCGGCAATCGTCCTGCTTCCCGTGATCATCTGGATCTGGGTGGACAAGGATTTCACCACGGCGCTCCTGCTGACATTGTATCTGGGCATCGTCGGCATACTCGACAACATCCTGAAACCGCTCGTCATGGGGCGCGGCCTGACGACGCCCACACTCGTGATCTTCATCGGGGTGATCGGAGGAACGCTCGCGCACGGAATCATTGGTCTTTTTATCGGACCGATCATTCTCTCCCTGGCCTGGGAACTGACGGTGGCCTGGATACGCACCGATCGCGCCGGCGCGACGCCATTGCCGGACTGA
- a CDS encoding ABC transporter substrate-binding protein, whose protein sequence is MSLTRRQALASAAAAIASTVAKPAIAAKEPILIGYLPALTGPSSSTGIGINRGVQLAVQEINAAGGIDGRQIELIVRDTQSEPTKAVNGAAELIHAHKVSVVLGPVNSGESLAVVPLLARANTPQIHPCWVDSLTDPKKYPMCFRNASTNQQIGAAANRYVVDVLKCKKVAVISDTTGYGTASVNAYVPMLKARNAEIVYQGNIDAANPDLTAEILRMRSAGAEAIMPWSVNPGFLSRIINTRGQTQWDVPIVGQTTLGSGQTRALLEKPEYWARVYPNNFRPVCYDADDKLTDRTAAFLDRLKSARIELSDTLLWWVAVGYDSPNMIAQAVKNAGAEPEQIVGYLNKLNGYPSVFGDISFTPERHDGYPDEGIVMVEANSLKNGAFKLAPGYGA, encoded by the coding sequence ATGTCGCTGACCCGTCGTCAAGCGCTGGCGTCCGCCGCCGCCGCGATTGCAAGCACCGTCGCCAAGCCCGCGATCGCCGCCAAGGAGCCGATCCTGATCGGTTATCTACCGGCACTCACCGGTCCCTCATCCTCCACCGGGATCGGGATCAATCGCGGAGTCCAGCTCGCTGTGCAGGAGATCAACGCGGCCGGTGGCATCGACGGGCGGCAGATCGAGCTGATCGTCCGCGACACCCAAAGCGAGCCGACCAAGGCCGTGAACGGAGCCGCCGAGCTCATCCACGCCCACAAGGTGAGCGTCGTCCTGGGTCCAGTCAATTCCGGCGAGTCGCTCGCGGTCGTGCCGCTGCTCGCCCGTGCGAACACGCCGCAGATCCATCCGTGCTGGGTCGACAGCCTGACTGATCCGAAAAAATATCCGATGTGTTTCCGCAACGCCTCCACCAACCAGCAGATCGGCGCCGCCGCCAACCGTTATGTTGTGGACGTGCTCAAGTGCAAGAAGGTGGCGGTGATCAGCGATACCACCGGCTACGGCACCGCCTCGGTCAACGCCTATGTGCCGATGCTCAAGGCCAGGAACGCGGAAATCGTCTACCAGGGCAACATCGACGCCGCCAATCCGGATCTCACAGCCGAAATCCTGCGCATGCGCTCCGCCGGAGCGGAGGCGATCATGCCCTGGAGCGTGAATCCCGGATTCCTCTCGCGTATCATCAATACACGTGGGCAGACGCAATGGGACGTGCCGATCGTGGGCCAGACCACGCTCGGCTCCGGCCAGACCCGGGCCTTGCTGGAAAAGCCCGAATACTGGGCCAGGGTCTATCCCAACAATTTCCGTCCCGTCTGCTATGACGCCGACGACAAGCTCACCGATCGCACCGCCGCCTTCCTCGACCGACTGAAGAGCGCCAGGATCGAGCTCAGCGATACGCTTCTGTGGTGGGTCGCGGTCGGCTATGACTCGCCGAACATGATCGCGCAGGCGGTGAAGAACGCCGGCGCCGAACCGGAACAGATCGTCGGCTATCTCAACAAGCTGAACGGCTATCCCAGTGTCTTCGGCGACATCTCATTCACGCCCGAACGCCACGACGGCTATCCGGACGAGGGTATCGTCATGGTCGAGGCCAATTCGCTCAAGAATGGCGCGTTCAAGCTGGCGCCGGGTTACGGGGCTTAG
- a CDS encoding ABATE domain-containing protein: MTKTPHAQTVPQRPPAIFVADALGLDFLNSVATPVDTEIDWIDDGDGLLAWLAQAQLVPAETLEALRAQAMPGEFDNVAAQARSLREWFRGFVRQRKGRPLASADLRELAPLNRLLERDEGFGRIVAHDRGHGAGLAFRTMRRWRSPEALLLPIGEALAKFVCEEDFSNVKACEGPACTLMFADHTRGRARRWCIMAICGNRAKQAAHRHRLKMQQ; the protein is encoded by the coding sequence ATGACCAAAACCCCGCACGCTCAAACGGTGCCTCAACGCCCGCCCGCGATATTCGTCGCCGACGCGCTCGGTCTGGATTTCCTGAATTCGGTTGCGACTCCGGTGGACACGGAAATCGACTGGATCGACGACGGCGATGGTCTGCTGGCCTGGCTGGCGCAGGCGCAACTCGTACCGGCCGAAACGCTTGAAGCTTTGCGGGCACAGGCGATGCCCGGAGAGTTCGACAACGTCGCGGCTCAGGCGCGAAGCCTGCGTGAATGGTTCAGAGGATTCGTCCGGCAGCGCAAAGGGCGGCCGCTTGCTTCAGCAGACCTGCGCGAGTTGGCGCCGCTGAACCGGCTGCTCGAACGCGATGAAGGGTTCGGGCGAATCGTAGCTCACGACCGCGGCCATGGCGCGGGTCTGGCGTTTCGAACGATGCGCCGATGGAGGTCGCCGGAAGCGCTGCTGCTGCCGATCGGTGAAGCGCTGGCGAAATTCGTTTGCGAAGAAGACTTCTCAAACGTGAAGGCGTGCGAGGGGCCGGCCTGCACGCTGATGTTCGCCGACCATACGCGAGGCCGTGCGCGCCGATGGTGCATCATGGCGATCTGCGGCAACCGCGCGAAACAGGCTGCTCACCGACACCGGCTCAAGATGCAACAATAA
- the cax gene encoding calcium/proton exchanger — protein MNPLLREIRHTPLLWTLIFVPVVLAAARIVPEAHTLLFVLAVLAIVPLAALLSHATEAVSEKTGDAVGGLLNATLGNLTELIIAVTALRAGEYMLVKASIAGAIVTNTLFMLGAAFLLGGLRYHVQEYNRAGGRMYSALLLMATIALLAPAAVSELDVTRGEAMAQKLSAGLAILLIVAYGLSLLFSLKTHKELFANEAHGETEEAKWPIGLAVGTLLVVTVLVALVSEIFVESVQKAAETLGMSPAFVGFIIVALVGAAAEMAVAFSAARKNRLDMSVSIALGSASQIALFVAPVLVLLSYVIGPKPMDLQFWPGAVTMVMIATVTATFVTNSGRSAWFIGALLVFIYVIFAMTLYMVPPGSHGPV, from the coding sequence ATGAACCCTCTGCTAAGGGAAATCCGACACACCCCGTTGCTCTGGACGCTGATATTTGTACCAGTCGTGCTGGCCGCAGCAAGGATCGTGCCCGAGGCTCACACGCTCCTGTTTGTGCTCGCGGTCCTCGCAATCGTTCCGCTTGCCGCCCTTCTCAGTCATGCAACCGAAGCCGTCTCCGAAAAGACGGGTGACGCGGTAGGCGGGTTGCTGAATGCGACGCTTGGGAATCTGACGGAGTTGATCATTGCGGTGACGGCGCTCCGTGCCGGAGAGTACATGCTGGTGAAGGCGTCGATTGCCGGCGCGATCGTTACCAATACGCTCTTCATGCTGGGAGCGGCATTTCTGTTGGGTGGCCTCCGGTACCACGTTCAGGAATACAATCGCGCCGGGGGAAGGATGTATTCGGCGTTGCTGTTGATGGCGACGATTGCGCTCCTCGCGCCGGCGGCGGTCTCCGAACTGGATGTGACGCGAGGCGAGGCGATGGCCCAGAAACTCAGCGCCGGCCTCGCAATATTGCTGATCGTGGCCTACGGATTGAGCCTGCTGTTCTCGCTAAAGACGCACAAGGAACTCTTTGCGAACGAAGCGCATGGCGAGACCGAGGAGGCCAAGTGGCCGATCGGCCTCGCGGTCGGCACGCTCCTCGTCGTCACGGTGTTGGTGGCACTGGTGAGCGAAATTTTCGTTGAGTCCGTGCAAAAGGCGGCCGAGACGTTGGGGATGAGCCCGGCTTTCGTCGGCTTCATCATCGTCGCGCTCGTCGGCGCCGCGGCCGAGATGGCGGTGGCATTTTCTGCTGCGCGCAAGAACCGCCTGGACATGAGCGTCAGCATCGCACTCGGAAGCGCTTCCCAGATCGCGCTGTTCGTCGCACCGGTACTTGTGCTTCTCAGCTACGTCATCGGGCCCAAACCGATGGATCTGCAGTTCTGGCCGGGCGCAGTGACGATGGTGATGATCGCCACCGTCACGGCCACTTTCGTCACGAACAGCGGTCGTTCGGCATGGTTCATTGGCGCTTTACTGGTGTTCATCTACGTAATATTCGCCATGACACTTTATATGGTTCCACCGGGATCGCACGGACCGGTGTGA
- a CDS encoding DUF1269 domain-containing protein: protein MSDLVVIAFPTEAKAEEVRQKLLAMQKEYLIELGDAAIAVKDIQGRIKLNQLINTTAAGAVSGTFWGTLIGLIFLMPLAGAVLGAASGTLGGYLTDVGIDDKWMKETAAAIQPGTAALFVLVRKVTADKVLEGLKGEGGTVLKTSLDHTKEAALQAALAGVQAAVPSPPS from the coding sequence ATGAGTGATCTCGTCGTGATCGCGTTTCCTACGGAGGCGAAGGCGGAGGAGGTTCGTCAGAAATTGCTGGCAATGCAGAAGGAGTATCTCATCGAGTTGGGCGATGCGGCGATTGCGGTGAAGGACATCCAGGGACGCATCAAGCTAAATCAATTGATCAACACCACGGCTGCTGGTGCGGTCTCGGGCACCTTTTGGGGAACCCTTATTGGCCTGATCTTTTTAATGCCGTTGGCCGGGGCGGTCCTCGGGGCAGCGTCTGGCACGCTTGGCGGATATTTGACAGATGTCGGTATCGACGACAAATGGATGAAAGAAACCGCTGCTGCCATCCAGCCCGGAACGGCAGCGCTCTTCGTGCTGGTGCGGAAGGTCACCGCAGACAAAGTGCTTGAGGGCCTCAAGGGAGAGGGTGGTACGGTACTAAAAACGTCTCTCGACCATACCAAGGAAGCGGCGTTGCAGGCGGCCCTGGCAGGGGTCCAGGCGGCCGTTCCTTCACCGCCGTCATGA
- a CDS encoding GNAT family N-acetyltransferase: protein MSEATNYTARELLSDGSQIDIRALRPEDEADMLAAVGKASAQSLQRRFFVMKRHFSDKERAFFMDIDFKNHVAIVAVAEEAGRKVIVGGGRYIVFEPGRAEMAFVVVDTWQGRGIGSILMRHLVKIASDARLQELTAEVLPENAPMLKVFGKFGFKPATRRDPQTVHLVLELT from the coding sequence ATGTCCGAGGCCACCAACTACACCGCGCGCGAGCTTCTCAGCGACGGCAGCCAAATCGATATCCGCGCTCTTCGGCCGGAGGATGAGGCTGACATGCTCGCTGCCGTCGGAAAGGCCAGCGCGCAGTCGCTGCAGCGCCGCTTCTTCGTCATGAAGCGCCACTTCTCGGACAAGGAGCGCGCCTTCTTCATGGATATCGATTTCAAGAATCATGTCGCTATTGTCGCGGTCGCGGAGGAAGCCGGCCGCAAGGTCATCGTCGGGGGCGGCCGGTACATTGTTTTCGAGCCCGGACGGGCCGAGATGGCATTTGTCGTCGTCGATACCTGGCAGGGACGCGGCATCGGCTCGATCCTGATGCGTCATCTCGTCAAGATCGCGAGCGATGCCCGACTGCAGGAATTGACGGCAGAAGTGCTGCCCGAAAACGCACCGATGTTAAAGGTATTTGGAAAGTTCGGCTTCAAGCCCGCGACGCGCCGAGACCCCCAGACAGTGCATCTGGTGCTGGAGCTCACGTAG
- a CDS encoding DUF3141 domain-containing protein — protein MSMDNATLPGGPMSGLVASAVEYMMDAGQRSVLFLDVMRRRGDQYREHIAQTAPHVLQYAAELIVDGRKLDEPVNYALVRIIPPKDVEIDLNRRPFIVVDPRAGHGPGIGGFKADSEIGVAMKAGHPCYFIGFLPEPMPGQTIERIARAEAVFIEKVISRHPQADGKPCVIGNCQAGWAVMILASLRPELFGPIIVAGAPLAYWAGVHGKYPMRYSGGLLGGSWLTALTSDLGGGKFDGAWLVQNFENQNPSNTLWTKQYNVYSKVDTEAERYLEFERWWGGHVNLNAEEIQFIVDELFVGNNLAAGRIKMSDGQTVDLRNIRSPILVFCSKGDNITPPQQALDWILDLYADVDEIRAYGQTIVYTVHESVGHLGIFVSGGIAKKEHAEFSSNIDLIDVLPPGLYEATFEAKGDDTANADLAVGQWVMRCEARTLDDIRAMGGNSPEDERRFAAAKRVSEINLANYQKFVQPWIKGLVTPQMAESMRNLHPLRLQYELFSSRNPFMPAVESLADKVSEDRKPVSKDNPFMAFQEQVSKQIVHALDGWRDSQEALSEAIFLAVYGSPAVQAAVGIDPQSVPSRRREMSAKHREMLQARIAELRSRVGEGGLREAAVRGLLYVGSARGMVDERSLEALRNLRRSDTGARLTLSEFKMLVREQFFMLLLDRETALAAIPKLLPDDADNRRTAFAAIREVLSASAAISGEVANRLQRVAELFGVDAEGSSERASNVAPFDPKAKAS, from the coding sequence ATGTCGATGGACAATGCAACGTTGCCGGGCGGACCGATGTCAGGGCTTGTCGCTTCGGCCGTAGAGTACATGATGGATGCGGGCCAGCGGAGTGTCCTGTTCCTGGATGTCATGCGTCGGCGCGGCGACCAGTATCGGGAACATATTGCCCAAACCGCGCCGCATGTCCTGCAGTATGCCGCCGAGCTGATCGTCGACGGCCGCAAGCTGGATGAGCCGGTAAATTATGCGCTCGTGCGCATCATTCCTCCCAAAGATGTCGAAATTGATCTCAACCGACGACCCTTCATCGTGGTCGATCCGCGCGCCGGGCATGGTCCGGGAATCGGCGGTTTCAAGGCGGACAGCGAAATCGGCGTCGCGATGAAAGCAGGCCATCCCTGCTATTTCATCGGCTTCCTGCCGGAACCGATGCCTGGACAAACGATCGAACGCATCGCGCGCGCCGAAGCGGTGTTCATCGAGAAAGTCATCAGCCGCCATCCGCAAGCCGACGGCAAGCCTTGCGTGATCGGAAACTGCCAGGCCGGCTGGGCCGTCATGATCCTTGCGTCGCTGAGGCCGGAACTGTTCGGACCGATCATCGTCGCCGGCGCACCGCTTGCCTATTGGGCGGGTGTGCATGGCAAATACCCGATGCGCTATTCCGGCGGCCTGTTGGGAGGAAGCTGGCTGACTGCGCTGACCAGTGATCTTGGGGGAGGCAAGTTCGACGGCGCATGGCTGGTACAAAACTTCGAGAACCAGAATCCGTCGAACACGCTGTGGACCAAGCAGTACAACGTCTACTCAAAGGTCGATACCGAGGCCGAACGATACCTCGAATTCGAACGCTGGTGGGGCGGACATGTCAACCTGAATGCCGAGGAGATTCAGTTCATCGTCGACGAACTCTTCGTCGGCAACAACCTCGCCGCCGGCCGGATCAAGATGTCTGACGGTCAGACGGTCGATCTGCGCAATATCAGATCGCCGATCCTGGTATTCTGCTCCAAGGGCGACAACATCACGCCACCGCAGCAGGCGCTGGACTGGATCCTCGATCTCTACGCCGACGTTGATGAAATCAGGGCCTACGGGCAGACGATTGTCTACACGGTTCATGAAAGCGTCGGCCATCTCGGCATCTTCGTTTCCGGCGGCATCGCCAAAAAGGAACATGCGGAATTCTCCAGCAACATCGACCTGATCGACGTATTGCCGCCCGGCCTCTACGAAGCAACGTTCGAGGCCAAGGGTGACGATACCGCGAATGCCGATCTCGCCGTCGGGCAATGGGTGATGCGCTGCGAGGCCCGGACGCTGGATGACATCCGCGCCATGGGCGGCAATTCGCCGGAGGATGAACGGCGGTTTGCCGCCGCCAAGCGCGTGTCCGAGATCAATCTCGCCAACTACCAGAAGTTCGTCCAGCCCTGGATCAAGGGCCTGGTGACGCCGCAGATGGCGGAGTCGATGCGCAATCTGCATCCGCTACGGCTTCAATACGAGCTTTTCAGCAGCCGCAATCCCTTCATGCCCGCGGTTGAGTCGCTGGCGGACAAGGTGAGCGAGGATCGCAAACCTGTCTCGAAGGACAATCCGTTCATGGCGTTTCAGGAGCAGGTCTCCAAGCAGATCGTTCATGCGCTCGACGGCTGGCGCGATTCGCAGGAGGCGCTCAGCGAAGCGATCTTCCTTGCCGTCTACGGCTCGCCGGCGGTTCAGGCGGCCGTCGGAATCGATCCGCAGTCGGTACCGTCGCGCCGGCGGGAAATGTCGGCCAAGCACCGCGAGATGCTGCAGGCGCGGATCGCCGAGTTGAGATCCAGGGTCGGCGAGGGAGGTCTTCGGGAAGCGGCCGTTCGCGGCCTGCTGTATGTCGGGTCCGCCCGGGGGATGGTGGACGAGCGCAGCCTTGAAGCGCTGCGTAACCTTCGTCGCAGCGACACCGGCGCGCGGCTGACGCTGTCCGAGTTCAAGATGCTGGTCCGCGAGCAGTTCTTCATGTTGCTGCTGGATCGGGAAACTGCATTGGCCGCCATTCCGAAACTGTTGCCCGACGATGCCGATAATCGCCGTACTGCCTTTGCTGCGATCCGCGAAGTGTTGTCCGCCAGCGCCGCGATATCGGGCGAGGTCG
- a CDS encoding GMC family oxidoreductase N-terminal domain-containing protein — MYDFIIVGGGSAGSVLAHRLSTSSANKVLLCEAGQDTPPGNEPSEILDSYSGLAYFDPRFHWTGLKVTTQVVSHNNPEERPPLRKYEQARVLGGGSSINGQLANRGAPTDYDEWEARGAAGWSWNDVLPYFRKVERDLDFDGAFHGKDGRIPVRRIPREHWTGHSQAVAEACELAGYDFLPDQNGEFVEGYFPVTHSNQAEQRVSAAMGYLDRETRRRANLTISTNTQVKELLFEGTRCVGVKAVVDGREQEFRGREVALSCGAIHSPAHLLRSGIGPVGHLKDMGIPVLMGLEGVGQRLMDHPSISLSSFVRRSARMNEHTRRHIQLGLRYSSGLPGVPRGDMFVAVLSKSAWHAVGAQIASLLTFVNKTYSETGQVKLASRNPEAEPVVEFNLLSDRRDLDRLMSGFRKMAALQMTAPVRAVTDKPFPASYTDRVRKIGVVNAKNKILTSIAAALMDGPAALRHYMIDTFVVEGFTFDDVMNDDDALEAFVRKAAIGVWHASCSCRMGRADDPIAVVDTQGRVKGVQGLRVVDASIFPVVPCANTNFPTLMAAEKIAEAMMQ; from the coding sequence GTGTACGACTTCATCATCGTTGGTGGCGGGTCGGCGGGATCCGTACTGGCCCACAGGCTGTCCACCAGCAGCGCCAACAAGGTCCTCCTCTGCGAGGCGGGACAGGACACACCGCCCGGCAACGAGCCGTCCGAGATTCTGGATAGCTATTCGGGCCTGGCCTATTTCGATCCGCGCTTCCACTGGACCGGGCTCAAAGTCACGACCCAGGTCGTCAGCCACAACAACCCCGAGGAACGCCCGCCCTTGCGCAAATATGAGCAAGCGCGCGTGCTGGGCGGCGGCTCCTCCATCAATGGCCAATTGGCCAATCGTGGCGCGCCGACCGACTACGATGAATGGGAAGCGCGCGGCGCTGCCGGCTGGAGCTGGAACGACGTGCTGCCCTATTTCAGGAAGGTCGAGCGCGACCTCGACTTCGACGGGGCGTTCCACGGCAAAGACGGCCGTATCCCCGTCCGCCGCATCCCGCGGGAGCACTGGACAGGACATTCGCAAGCCGTGGCCGAGGCCTGCGAACTCGCCGGCTATGATTTCCTGCCCGACCAGAACGGCGAGTTCGTTGAAGGCTATTTCCCGGTCACGCATTCCAATCAGGCCGAGCAGCGCGTCTCGGCCGCGATGGGCTATCTCGATCGCGAGACGCGCAGGCGCGCCAACCTGACCATCTCGACCAATACGCAGGTGAAGGAGCTCTTGTTCGAGGGCACGCGCTGTGTCGGCGTGAAGGCGGTGGTCGACGGCAGAGAGCAGGAGTTCCGCGGCCGCGAAGTCGCGCTCTCCTGCGGCGCGATCCACTCGCCGGCGCATCTCCTGCGCTCCGGCATCGGCCCGGTCGGTCACCTGAAGGACATGGGCATTCCCGTCCTGATGGGCCTTGAAGGTGTCGGCCAGCGCTTGATGGATCATCCCTCGATCTCATTGTCGTCATTCGTCCGCCGCAGCGCACGCATGAATGAGCACACAAGACGCCACATCCAGCTTGGGCTGCGTTACTCCTCCGGGTTGCCCGGTGTGCCAAGAGGCGACATGTTCGTTGCCGTCCTCAGCAAGTCGGCCTGGCATGCGGTCGGCGCGCAGATCGCCTCGCTGCTCACCTTCGTCAACAAGACCTACTCTGAGACCGGACAGGTGAAGCTCGCCTCGCGCAATCCGGAGGCGGAGCCGGTCGTCGAGTTCAACCTCCTGTCGGACCGGCGCGACCTTGACCGCCTCATGAGCGGTTTTCGCAAGATGGCGGCACTACAGATGACCGCGCCTGTCAGAGCCGTGACCGACAAGCCGTTCCCGGCTTCCTACACCGACCGTGTGCGCAAGATCGGCGTGGTCAATGCCAAGAACAAAATCCTCACCTCGATTGCCGCCGCCTTGATGGACGGGCCGGCGGCGCTACGCCACTACATGATCGATACGTTCGTCGTCGAAGGATTTACGTTCGACGACGTGATGAACGACGACGACGCGCTGGAAGCCTTCGTGCGCAAGGCGGCAATCGGCGTATGGCACGCCTCGTGCTCATGTCGCATGGGCCGGGCCGACGATCCGATAGCGGTCGTCGATACGCAGGGCCGCGTCAAGGGCGTCCAGGGTTTGCGCGTCGTCGACGCCTCGATCTTCCCGGTGGTGCCATGCGCAAACACCAACTTCCCAACCCTGATGGCTGCCGAGAAGATCGCCGAAGCCATGATGCAGTAA